A region from the Lycium barbarum isolate Lr01 chromosome 8, ASM1917538v2, whole genome shotgun sequence genome encodes:
- the LOC132605269 gene encoding ubiquitin C-terminal hydrolase 13-like, translating to MMADATSLAPAGWEVHAAFRLYLRDQNKGNYLVLQDTSNEKGRRFQAMNVEWGFDRFMSQEAFSNPENGYVVDDTCVLGAEVYVCQEKFPGRGDCLSMVKDPISFKHTWKIDTLITADCEDSKTFMAGEHKWKIQVYPKGKGSGTSSHLSLYLTLAEPSSLSRGTQIYADFTLRILDQMYGTHHYSGKANYWFSASRTWSGWPRFIPIGFVSLPGGLYRVKDACVIEAEVTVHGVTTNNIML from the exons ATGATGGCGGACGCAACCTCACTTGCCCCTGCAGGTTGGGAGGTTCATGCTGCTTTTCGGCTCTATTTGCGTGATCAAAACAAAGGCAATTACTTGGTCCTCCAAG ATACATCTAATGAAAAGGGAAGAAGATTCCAAGCGATGAATGTGGAATGGGGATTTGATCGATTCATGAGTCAAGAAGCTTTCAGCAATCCAGAAAATGGGTATGTTGTAGATGATACGTGTGTCTTGGGAGCAGAGGTTTATGTATGTCAAGAAAAGTTCCCAGGTAGAGGGGACTGTCTCTCCATGGTGAAAGACCCCATTAGCTTTAAGCACACCTGGAAGATCGACACGTTAATAACTGCAGATTGTGAAGACTCTAAGACCTTCATGGCAGGAGAACATAAATG GAAGATACAAGTATACCCCAAGGGAAAAGGGAGTGGTACAAGCAGCCATCTATCACTATACTTGACATTGGCAGAACCAAGCAGCCTTTCTCGGGGTACTCAAATATATGCAGATTTTACATTGCGTATCCTTGATCAAATGTATGGCACACATCATTACAGTGGCAAAG CCAACTATTGGTTCAGTGCATCACGTACATGGAGTGGATGGCCAAGATTTATACCGATTGGATTTGTCAGTTTGCCCGGAGGCCTCTATCGGGTCAAAGACGCTTGTGTTATAGAAGCTGAAGTCACTGTGCATGGGGTTACTACTAATAATATCATGCTCTAA
- the LOC132606682 gene encoding uncharacterized protein LOC132606682 — MVDDGYEDVVNVDISSVVIKAMQKKYSDRPQLKYMKMDTRDMNCFEGGSFDAVVDKGKQLSEGNSRQRKWELTSTIPLDGVGKSVEAMLGENPDVHYIYVCIKISTIYPLN, encoded by the exons ATGGTTGATGATGGTTATGAGGATGTGGTCAATGTTGATATATCTTCCGTGGtaatcaaagcaatgcaaaaGAAGTATTCTGATCGACCACAATTGAAAT ATATGAAGATGGATACACGAGACATGAATTGTTTTGAAGGTGGTTCATTCGATGCTGTTGTTGATAAAG GTAAACAATTATCAGAAGGAAACTCACGGCAGCGGAAATGGGAGCTGACATCAACCATTCCTCTGGACGGCGTTGGAAAATCTGTTGAAGCTATGTTAGGAGAAAACCCTGATGTTCATTACATATACGTTTGTATTAAGATCAGTACCATCTATCCTCTGAACTAA